A genome region from Megalobrama amblycephala isolate DHTTF-2021 linkage group LG16, ASM1881202v1, whole genome shotgun sequence includes the following:
- the LOC125248393 gene encoding calcium-activated chloride channel regulator 1-like encodes MDSRTVSVLLWMLLSSSTGIKLDGNGYVDVTIAISSRVPQDNTLIDKIKDMVTKGSIHLHQALDKKVYFKEATILVPPNWNSKDFTKARAESYEKANIRIDNANPAYGDEPYTLQYGECGNEAQFIHFTPNFLRDDTLIKTYGSRGNVLVHEWAHLRWGVYDEYSETNPFYYSNGHIEATRCSKNIKGQFYDESRQPCQTDPQTLLPTKGCKFFPNKYQNTDSSIMFLPSLDSVSTFCRENEHNYEAPNLQNKKCGKATRTVIFEDSVDKDALRSLKPLLSSPPAPTFKVVQRMHRVVCLVLDVSGSMKGPRMLRLQQAATHFLQNIIEDQASAGIVTFSTDAKTLSHLTTIDSESTREKLIKLLPKVAEGWTYICKGLNLGLKVLEKDNGDVMGDEIIFLTDGEATDNINTCVPAAIKSGAIIHTIALGDKADKALREMADQTGGKFITASDDILSNQLLHGFSSITIPTGDQTKDPVQIDSAGKKTSDWFNGTVLVDKTIGTKTSFTITYEKSLPDISIQSPSGSTYKQIQMRHDEAAKTVTLKVPGTAQPGDWKYSIQTTISQSLTITATSQAARADVPPIVVKARMNQQFSDGTKPLIVFAEVSQNYRPVIKAEVWATLESESGSAQELQLLDNGAGADAFKDDGVYSRYFTQMKKGRSSLKVRVKNLDGQARFTIQKRDGAPYVPGYVVNGVVELNNPKPPVSEESLEVGRFTRTVTGESFEVAFTGSTPPNFPPNKITDLSAEIQEDSVLLNWTAPGEDLDQGTAKSYEIRWSFDLKELRLNFSNAHVFNTSAVSPQEAGSVEQHSFNPNITIQNGTTVFFAVQSVDKKSVKSEISNIAQALKMLPGPDTC; translated from the exons ATGGACTCAAGAACAGTGTCTGTCTTATTATGGATGTTGCTGTCGTCCTCCACTGGAATCAAACTAGATGGAAATGGTTATGTTGATGTTACCATTGCAATCAGTTCAAGAGTACCCCAGGATAACACACTCATTGATAAAATCaag GACATGGTCACTAAAGGGTCGATTCATCTTCATCAAGCATTGGATAAAAAGGTTTATTTCAAAGAAGCAACAATACTCGTTCCACCCAACTGGAATAGTAAGGATTTTACCAAAGCAAGAGCAGAGTCCTATGAAAAG GCAAACATAAGAATTGATAATGCTAATCCAGCATATGGTGATGAACCCTACACTCTTCAATATGGTGAATGTGGAAATGAGGCTCAGTTCATTCATTTCACCCCAAACTTCCTCCGAGACGACACTCTCATTAAGACTTATGGGTCAAGAG gaAATGTCTTGGTTCATGAATGGGCTCATCTGAGATGGGGCGTGTATGATGAATACAGTGAAACAAATCCATTCTACTACTCTAATGGCCATATTGAAGCTACAAG GTGtagcaaaaacattaaaggtcaGTTTTATGATGAATCACGTCAACCGTGCCAGACTGATCCACAAACTTTACTACCGACTAAAGGGTGCAAGTTTTTTCCTAACAAATATCAAAACACAGACAGCTCTATAATGTTCTTACCAAGCCTGGATTCT GTGAGCACATTTTGTCGTGAAAACGAGCACAATTATGAAGCCCCAaacttgcaaaacaaaaaatgtggcAAAGCAACACGGACTGTGATATTTGAGGATTCTGTTGATAAAGACGCACTTCGTTCTCTGAAACCACTGCTGTCCTCTCCACCAGCGCCAACTTTCAAAGTTGTGCAGCGAATGCATCGGGTTGTTTGTCTTGTCCTTGATGTCTCAGGAAGCATGAAA gGCCCCAGAATGCTTCGACTACAGCAGGCTGCCACACATTTCCTGCAGAACATCATTGAGGATCAAGCCAGTGCTGGAATTGTAACCTTTAGTACTGATGCTAAAACTCTGAGCCACTTGACTACTATTGACAGTGAATCCACACGAGAGAAACTCATCAAATTGTTGCCAAAAGTAGCAGAGGGATGGACATACATTTGTAAAGGCCTCAATCTAGGTTTAAAG GTACTTGAAAAGGACAATGGGGATGTGATGGGGGATGAAATCATTTTTCTGACAGATGGTGAAGCGACAGACAACATTAATACTTGTGTCCCAGCTGCAATTAAAAGTGGCGCCATTATACACACAATAGCTTTGGGTGATAAAGCAGATAAAGCACTGAGGGAAATGGCTGACCAAACTG GGGGGAAATTTATCACAGCCAGTGACGACATTCTCTCTAATCAGCTACTGCATGGATTTTCTTCAATTACAATACCAACAGGAGATCAAACAAAAGACCCAGTTCAG ATAGACAGTGCGGGGAAAAAAACATCAGACTGGTTCAATGGGACAGTATTAGTGGATAAGACCATTGGTACCAAAACCAGCTTTACAATAACCTATGAAAAAAGTTTACCTGACATTTCCATACAGTCACCAAGTGGCTCAACCTACAAACAAATACAGATGCGTCATGATGAAGCAGCAAAAACAGTCACTTTAAAAGTTCCAGGAACTGCACAG CCTGGGGACTGGAAGTACAGTATCCAAACTACAATAAGTCAGTCTCTGACTATAACAGCAACGAGTCAAGCGGCGCGAGCTGATGTTCCTCCTATCGTTGTCAAAGCCCGCATGAACCAGCAGTTCAGTGACGGCACTAAACCCTTGATAGTGTTTGCTGAGGTCAGTCAGAATTACAGGCCTGTAATAAAGGCCGAAGTGTGGGCTACACTGGAGTCTGAATCTGGGTCCGCACAAGAATTACAACTTCTAGACAATGGAGCAG GAGCTGATGCTTTCAAAGATGATGGTGTCTATTCCAGATATTTCACACAGATGAAAAAAGGGAGAAGCAGCTTGAAAGTAAGAGTGAAGAATCTAGATGGACAAGCCAGATTTACTATCCAAAAAAGGGATGGTGCCCCATACGTACCTGGATATGTGGTAAACG GTGTGGTGGAGCTGAACAATCCAAAGCCTCCAGTTTCTGAGGAATCACTCGAGGTTGGAAGATTTACCAGGACAGTCACTGGAGAGAGTTTTGAAGTGGCTTTTACAGGCTCAACCCCACCAAATTTCCCTCCTAACAAAATCACAGATCTGAGTGCTGAGatccaggaggactctgtgcttctCAACTGGACGGCTCCTGGTGAAGACCTTGACCAAGGGACAG CTAAATCCTATGAGATCAGATGGAGCTTTGACCTTAAAGAGCTTCGATTAAACTTCAGCAATGCTCACGTATTCAACACATCTGCTGTCTCACCGCAGGAGGCTGGATCAGTTGAACAGCATTCATTCAATCCTAATATCACAATCCAGAATGGCACCACGGTCTTTTTTGCTGTTCAGTCTGTGgacaaaaaaagtgtaaaatctGAAATCTCCAACATTGCTCAAGCTTTAAAGATGCTCCCTGGTCCAGACACATGCTAG